A single genomic interval of Musa acuminata AAA Group cultivar baxijiao chromosome BXJ3-4, Cavendish_Baxijiao_AAA, whole genome shotgun sequence harbors:
- the LOC135636275 gene encoding DNA ligase 6-like isoform X1 has translation MATPPPPFSTSSLFLSSYRSFSAALPSPPPSPPLAFRLLSDGSQLPPVPSDFPLSKLIPRTRFVVDGFRSAGDFSVSYLLTHFHSDHYAGLGSAWCKGLIFCSATTARLLVEILNVSPFFVVSLSLGEFTEIDGWEVAAVDANHCPGAVQFLFRTRVCEGQRPERFIHTGDFRFHEQMRLDPVLCDFVGADAVFLDTTYCNPKFVFPSQEESVEYIVNTVKRFKEQNEGSGESVLFLIATYVIGKEKILLEISRRCGCLLQVDNRKMQVLSVLGFAGSGVFTEDASASDIHVIGWNVLGETWPYFRPNFVKMNEIMAERGYNKAVGFISTGWLNETKRDGFAVRVKDLLEIHLVPYSEHSNYNELREYVRFLRPKRVIPTVGMDVEKLDSKHALAMRKHFAGLVDETANKHDFLMAFHRKSEGADTSAGNDMTSNRNQQEDVDMVDNPTATSIRSCQQSDSQDLHMVNDEEMEGVVEDLQDCLPSWVKQDQVLDLLKRSNGDLVSAVSEFFEHETEFYKQANAGNISIASSCKSINTNLEPLLPLKSVGEAPESGRKNFLDQVKQSTNQNLRLLTPSLAKKRGLGGGNKKKKKAKGCSNLESSGGKQSTITNFFRRVASGASSSDTCAVTSNQQITIETHKEELDQFLQIINNGMPRKSAALLLEKVRGNIDVAVDMYYSGSSNILENEGNLLSEVLVSGVLVNKCTKKVSNSSEDKISLPTLYLQGSSREDKTPANVSLPIEKYSPIEHACWKAGEPAPYLHLALTFDLVEQVRGKIKTTSMLSNMFRSLLALSPGDVLPALYLCTNKIAADHENMELNVGGSLVVTALEEACGMNRSRIKEMYNTLGDLGDVAQEIRQTQSLLAAPRTLSIHHLFCMLREISMITGTGSAVRRKNLIVNLMRSCREMEIKFLVRTLVRNLRIGAMMKTILPALAQAVVLNSHSPLQCVRISETTRLQLQGISAAVAEAYNVLPNLDLLIPSLLSKGIDFSAASLQMTPGTPIPPMLARITNGAMQVLKLFEGRAFTCEYKYDGQRAQIHRAADGSIRVFSRQMKETTSRFPDLIDTIKESCKHEVSTFILDAEVVAVDRKNGGKLMSFQELSSRERGNKDSSIKIDNIRVDICVFIFDIMFCNGERLLDFPLRQRRKYVKDLFYKEKMGYLEFAKEITVEADEACLNNQNTLSRINLFFKDACKSSCEGIMVKTLDIDAGYSASKRSEAWLKVKRDYIEGLGDSFDLVPIGAWYGNGRKAGWYSPFLMACYNPDTEEYQSICRVMSGFSDSFYLEMKEFFSGERLLLKKPSYYRTDESPDLWFPPELVWEIRGADLTISPVHHAAVGLVHPSRGISVRLPRYIRSLSDRKSEDCSTAADIACMYKAQTRKMEVFKED, from the exons ATGGCCACTCCCCCTCCTCCTTTCTCCACAtcctccctcttcctctcctcctacCGCTCCTTTTCCGCCGCTCTCCCTTCCCCTCCACCCTCCCCTCCCCTCGCCTTccgcctcctctccgatggctccCAGCTCCCTCCGGTCCCCTCTGACTTCCCGCTCTCGAAGCTAATCCCCCGGACCCGTTTCGTCGTCGACGGCTTCCGCTCCGCCGGTGACTTCTCCGTCTCCTACTTGCTCACCCACTTCCACTCCGACCACTACGCCGGCCTCGGCAGTGCCTGGTGCAAAGGCCTTATCTTTTGCTCCGCCACCACCGCTCGCCTCCTCGTCGAGATCCTCAATGTGTCGCCTTTCTTCGTCGTCTCCCTGTCCTTAGGCGAGTTCACGGAGATCGACGGATGGGAGGTGGCCGCCGTCGACGCCAATCACTGCCCCGGCGCTGTCCAGTTCCTTTTCAGGACCCGTGTCTGCGAAGGGCAGCGACCGGAGAGGTTTATCCACACAGGCGATTTCCGTTTCCATGAACAGATGAGATTGGACCCTGTTTTATGCGATTTTGTTGGCGCGGATGCTGTTTTCCTTGACACAACGTATTGCAACCCCAAATTTGTCTTCCCCTCACAAGAGGAGTCAGTGGAATACATTGTCAACACAGTCAAAAGATTTAAGGAACAAAATGAGGGATCAGGTGAATCGGTTCTCTTCTTGATCGCAACTTATGTCATCGGGAAAGAGAAGATTTTGCTTGAGATTTCTCGTCGGTGTGGTTGCCTACTGCAAGTGGATAACAGGAAGATGCAGGTTTTGTCTGTTCTGGGGTTTGCTGGTTCAGGCGTTTTTACGGAGGATGCTTCAGCCAGTGACATCCACGTGATTGGTTGGAATGTGTTGGGTGAGACTTGGCCTTACTTCAGGCCTAATTTTGTGAAGATGAACGAGATCATGGCTGAGAGAGGATACAACAAGGCGGTGGGTTTCATTTCAACAGGGTGGCTGAACGAGACAAAGAGGGATGGATTTGCAGTGAGGGTTAAAGATCTACTCGAGATTCATCTAGTTCCATACAGCGAACATTCAAACTATAATGAATTAAGAGAATACGTGAGGTTCTTGAGGCCAAAACGGGTCATCCCAACTGTGGGAATGGATGTTGAAAAGCTAGACAGCAAGCATGCTTTAGCCATGAGGAAGCATTTTGCAGGGCTGGTTGATGAGACAGCAAACAAGCATGATTTTCTAATGGCTTTCCACCGGAAGTCAGAGGGTGCTGATACAAGTGCTGGGAATGACATGACAAGTAACAGAAACCAGCAAGAGGATGTGGACATGGTGGACAATCCAACTGCAACATCAATAAGGTCATGCCAGCAATCTGATTCACAGGATCTGCATATGGTGAATGATGAAGAAATGGAAGGAGTAGTTGAGGACCTTCAAGATTGCTTGCCGTCTTGGGTGAAACAGGATCAAGttttagatctgctgaaaaggTCAAATGGGGATCTTGTTAGTGCAGTTTCAGAATTTTTTGAGCATGAAACAGAATTCTATAAGCAAGCAAATGCTGGTAACATTTCTATTGCTAGCTCTTGTAAAAGCATTAACACTAACCTCGAGCCGTTGCTTCCTTTGAAGTCTGTCGGTGAAGCCCCTGAATCTGGTAGAAAGAATTTCCTTGATCAAGTGAAACAGTCAACCAACCAAAATTTACGCCTGCTTACTCCATCTCTGGCCAAAAAAAGGGGTTTAGGTGgtggaaacaagaaaaaaaagaaagcaaaaggtTGCTCAAATCTAGAATCAAGTGGAGGCAAACAATCTACCATCACAAATTTTTTCAGAAGAGTTGCATCGGGTGCTTCTTCCAGTGATACTTGTGCTGTTACTTCTAATCAGCAGATTACTATTGAAACACATAAAGAAGAGTTGGATCAGTTTCTCCAGATCATAAATAATGGCATGCCAAGAAAATCTGCTGCCTTATTGCTGGAGAAGGTTAGAGGAAATATTGACGTAGCAGTTGATATGTATTATAGTGGTTCCAGTAATATATTAGAGAATGAGGGGAATTTACTCTCGGAAGTTCTTGTCTCAGGTGTTCTTGTAAATAAGTGTACCAAAAAGGTAAGCAATTCTTCTGAAGACAAAATAAGCTTGCCAACATTGTATCTACAGGGAAGTTCAAGAGAAGACAAAACTCCAGCTAATGTATCATTACCTATTGAAAAATATTCTCCAATTGAGCATG CATGCTGGAAAGCTGGAGAACCTGCTCCCTACTTGCACCTGGCACTGACTTTTGATTTAGTGGAACAAGTAAGAGGCAAGATAAAGACCACATCTATGCTGAGTAATATGTTCAGAAG CTTGCTTGCTTTGTCTCCTGGTGATGTGCTGCCTGCTTTATATCTGTGCACAAACAAGATTGCTGCTGACCATGAAAACATG GAACTGAATGTTGGTGGAAGTTTGGTTGTAACTGCACTGGAAGAGGCTTGTGGCATGAACAGGTCCAGAATCAAAGAAATGTACAACACATTAGGTGATCTTG GTGATGTAGCACAAGAAATCCGGCAAACTCAGTCTTTACTTGCTGCTCCTCGTACACTTtcaattcatcatttattttgtatgCTTCGAGAGATCAG TATGATCACAGGTACTGGAAGTGCTGTCCGGAGGAAAAACCTTATTGTAAATCTCATGCGTTCTTGTAGAGAAATGGAAATAAAATTTCTTGTCAGAACCTTG GTTCGTAATCTGCGTATTGGAGCCATGATGAAGACCATTTTGCCAGCACTAGCACAAGCAGTGGTTCTGAACAGTCACTCCCCCTTACAATGTGTGAGAATTTCTGAGACCACTAGATTGCAGCTTCAG GGTATTTCTGCAGCAGTTGCTGAGGCATACAATGTGCTTCCGAATTTG GATTTgcttattccttctcttttgagcaAAGGCATAGATTTTTCTGCAGCTTCACTGCAAATGACACCTGGCACACCTATTCCACCTATGCTTGCCAG AATTACCAATGGTGCTATGCAAGTGCTGAAATTGTTTGAGGGTAGAGCTTTCACCTGTGAATATAA ATATGATGGTCAAAGGGCTCAAATTCACAGAGCAGCTGATGGATCTATACGAGTTTTTTCCCGACAAATGAAGGAAACAACGTCTAGATTCCCGGATTTAATAGATACAATTAAAGAATCATGTAAACATGAAGTTTCTACTTTTATATTGGATGCAGAG GTTGTTGCTGTGGATAGAAAGAATGGTGGGAAACTCATGTCTTTTCAAGAACTATCTTCACGGGAGAGAGGAAATAAAGATTCCTCGATAAAAATTGATAACATCAGA GTTGATATTTGCGTGTTCATCTTTGATATCATGTTTTGCAATGGAGAACG GTTGTTGGATTTTCCACTTCGTCAAAGGAGGAAGT ATGTGAAGGATTTGTTTTATAAGGAAAAGATGGGTTACTTGGAGTTTGCTAAGGAAATAACT GTGGAAGCAGATGAAGCATGTCTGAATAATCAAAACACATTGTCTAGAATAAActtatttttcaaagatgcatGTAAATCTTCTTGTGAAGGAATAATGGTGAAGACTTTGGATATTGATGCTGGATATTCTGCATCAAAACGTAGTGAGGCATGGTTAAAG GTAAAACGTGATTATATTGAAGGATTAGGTGACAGTTTTGATCTTGTTCCTATTGGTGCTTGGTATGGAAATGGTAGAAAAGCTGGATG GTACAGTCCTTTCCTTATGGCATGCTACAATCCTGATACGGAAGAATATCAAAGTATCTGCCGTGTTATGTCTGGTTTTTCGGATTCCTTCTATTTAGAG ATGAAGGAATTCTTTTCTGGCGAAAGATTATTGCTCAAGAAGCCATCTTACTATCGAACAGACGAGTCACCTGATCTATGGTTTCCCCCTGAGCTTGTGTGGGAAATACGAGGCGCGG ACCTCACAATCTCACCAGTTCACCATGCTGCTGTTGGCTTAGTCCACCCTTCTCGAGGTATCTCAGTGAGACTTCCAAGATACATACGTTCTTTGTCGGACAGGAAATCCGAAGACTGCAGCACTGCAGCTGATATCGCTTGCATGTACAAGGCTCAAACGAGAAAGATGGAGGTGTTCAAGGAAGATTAG
- the LOC135636275 gene encoding DNA ligase 6-like isoform X4, with protein MATPPPPFSTSSLFLSSYRSFSAALPSPPPSPPLAFRLLSDGSQLPPVPSDFPLSKLIPRTRFVVDGFRSAGDFSVSYLLTHFHSDHYAGLGSAWCKGLIFCSATTARLLVEILNVSPFFVVSLSLGEFTEIDGWEVAAVDANHCPGAVQFLFRTRVCEGQRPERFIHTGDFRFHEQMRLDPVLCDFVGADAVFLDTTYCNPKFVFPSQEESVEYIVNTVKRFKEQNEGSGESVLFLIATYVIGKEKILLEISRRCGCLLQVDNRKMQVLSVLGFAGSGVFTEDASASDIHVIGWNVLGETWPYFRPNFVKMNEIMAERGYNKAVGFISTGWLNETKRDGFAVRVKDLLEIHLVPYSEHSNYNELREYVRFLRPKRVIPTVGMDVEKLDSKHALAMRKHFAGLVDETANKHDFLMAFHRKSEGADTSAGNDMTSNRNQQEDVDMVDNPTATSIRSCQQSDSQDLHMVNDEEMEGVVEDLQDCLPSWVKQDQVLDLLKRSNGDLVSAVSEFFEHETEFYKQANAGNISIASSCKSINTNLEPLLPLKSVGEAPESGRKNFLDQVKQSTNQNLRLLTPSLAKKRGLGGGNKKKKKAKGCSNLESSGGKQSTITNFFRRVASGASSSDTCAVTSNQQITIETHKEELDQFLQIINNGMPRKSAALLLEKVRGNIDVAVDMYYSGSSNILENEGNLLSEVLVSGVLVNKCTKKVSNSSEDKISLPTLYLQGSSREDKTPANVSLPIEKYSPIEHACWKAGEPAPYLHLALTFDLVEQVRGKIKTTSMLSNMFRSLLALSPGDVLPALYLCTNKIAADHENMELNVGGSLVVTALEEACGMNRSRIKEMYNTLGDLGDVAQEIRQTQSLLAAPRTLSIHHLFCMLREISMITGTGSAVRRKNLIVNLMRSCREMEIKFLVRTLVRNLRIGAMMKTILPALAQAVVLNSHSPLQCVRISETTRLQLQGISAAVAEAYNVLPNLDLLIPSLLSKGIDFSAASLQMTPGTPIPPMLARITNGAMQVLKLFEGRAFTCEYKYDGQRAQIHRAADGSIRVFSRQMKETTSRFPDLIDTIKESCKHEVSTFILDAEVVAVDRKNGGKLMSFQELSSRERGNKDSSIKIDNIRTWFYRLIFACSSLISCFAMENGCWIFHFVKGGSM; from the exons ATGGCCACTCCCCCTCCTCCTTTCTCCACAtcctccctcttcctctcctcctacCGCTCCTTTTCCGCCGCTCTCCCTTCCCCTCCACCCTCCCCTCCCCTCGCCTTccgcctcctctccgatggctccCAGCTCCCTCCGGTCCCCTCTGACTTCCCGCTCTCGAAGCTAATCCCCCGGACCCGTTTCGTCGTCGACGGCTTCCGCTCCGCCGGTGACTTCTCCGTCTCCTACTTGCTCACCCACTTCCACTCCGACCACTACGCCGGCCTCGGCAGTGCCTGGTGCAAAGGCCTTATCTTTTGCTCCGCCACCACCGCTCGCCTCCTCGTCGAGATCCTCAATGTGTCGCCTTTCTTCGTCGTCTCCCTGTCCTTAGGCGAGTTCACGGAGATCGACGGATGGGAGGTGGCCGCCGTCGACGCCAATCACTGCCCCGGCGCTGTCCAGTTCCTTTTCAGGACCCGTGTCTGCGAAGGGCAGCGACCGGAGAGGTTTATCCACACAGGCGATTTCCGTTTCCATGAACAGATGAGATTGGACCCTGTTTTATGCGATTTTGTTGGCGCGGATGCTGTTTTCCTTGACACAACGTATTGCAACCCCAAATTTGTCTTCCCCTCACAAGAGGAGTCAGTGGAATACATTGTCAACACAGTCAAAAGATTTAAGGAACAAAATGAGGGATCAGGTGAATCGGTTCTCTTCTTGATCGCAACTTATGTCATCGGGAAAGAGAAGATTTTGCTTGAGATTTCTCGTCGGTGTGGTTGCCTACTGCAAGTGGATAACAGGAAGATGCAGGTTTTGTCTGTTCTGGGGTTTGCTGGTTCAGGCGTTTTTACGGAGGATGCTTCAGCCAGTGACATCCACGTGATTGGTTGGAATGTGTTGGGTGAGACTTGGCCTTACTTCAGGCCTAATTTTGTGAAGATGAACGAGATCATGGCTGAGAGAGGATACAACAAGGCGGTGGGTTTCATTTCAACAGGGTGGCTGAACGAGACAAAGAGGGATGGATTTGCAGTGAGGGTTAAAGATCTACTCGAGATTCATCTAGTTCCATACAGCGAACATTCAAACTATAATGAATTAAGAGAATACGTGAGGTTCTTGAGGCCAAAACGGGTCATCCCAACTGTGGGAATGGATGTTGAAAAGCTAGACAGCAAGCATGCTTTAGCCATGAGGAAGCATTTTGCAGGGCTGGTTGATGAGACAGCAAACAAGCATGATTTTCTAATGGCTTTCCACCGGAAGTCAGAGGGTGCTGATACAAGTGCTGGGAATGACATGACAAGTAACAGAAACCAGCAAGAGGATGTGGACATGGTGGACAATCCAACTGCAACATCAATAAGGTCATGCCAGCAATCTGATTCACAGGATCTGCATATGGTGAATGATGAAGAAATGGAAGGAGTAGTTGAGGACCTTCAAGATTGCTTGCCGTCTTGGGTGAAACAGGATCAAGttttagatctgctgaaaaggTCAAATGGGGATCTTGTTAGTGCAGTTTCAGAATTTTTTGAGCATGAAACAGAATTCTATAAGCAAGCAAATGCTGGTAACATTTCTATTGCTAGCTCTTGTAAAAGCATTAACACTAACCTCGAGCCGTTGCTTCCTTTGAAGTCTGTCGGTGAAGCCCCTGAATCTGGTAGAAAGAATTTCCTTGATCAAGTGAAACAGTCAACCAACCAAAATTTACGCCTGCTTACTCCATCTCTGGCCAAAAAAAGGGGTTTAGGTGgtggaaacaagaaaaaaaagaaagcaaaaggtTGCTCAAATCTAGAATCAAGTGGAGGCAAACAATCTACCATCACAAATTTTTTCAGAAGAGTTGCATCGGGTGCTTCTTCCAGTGATACTTGTGCTGTTACTTCTAATCAGCAGATTACTATTGAAACACATAAAGAAGAGTTGGATCAGTTTCTCCAGATCATAAATAATGGCATGCCAAGAAAATCTGCTGCCTTATTGCTGGAGAAGGTTAGAGGAAATATTGACGTAGCAGTTGATATGTATTATAGTGGTTCCAGTAATATATTAGAGAATGAGGGGAATTTACTCTCGGAAGTTCTTGTCTCAGGTGTTCTTGTAAATAAGTGTACCAAAAAGGTAAGCAATTCTTCTGAAGACAAAATAAGCTTGCCAACATTGTATCTACAGGGAAGTTCAAGAGAAGACAAAACTCCAGCTAATGTATCATTACCTATTGAAAAATATTCTCCAATTGAGCATG CATGCTGGAAAGCTGGAGAACCTGCTCCCTACTTGCACCTGGCACTGACTTTTGATTTAGTGGAACAAGTAAGAGGCAAGATAAAGACCACATCTATGCTGAGTAATATGTTCAGAAG CTTGCTTGCTTTGTCTCCTGGTGATGTGCTGCCTGCTTTATATCTGTGCACAAACAAGATTGCTGCTGACCATGAAAACATG GAACTGAATGTTGGTGGAAGTTTGGTTGTAACTGCACTGGAAGAGGCTTGTGGCATGAACAGGTCCAGAATCAAAGAAATGTACAACACATTAGGTGATCTTG GTGATGTAGCACAAGAAATCCGGCAAACTCAGTCTTTACTTGCTGCTCCTCGTACACTTtcaattcatcatttattttgtatgCTTCGAGAGATCAG TATGATCACAGGTACTGGAAGTGCTGTCCGGAGGAAAAACCTTATTGTAAATCTCATGCGTTCTTGTAGAGAAATGGAAATAAAATTTCTTGTCAGAACCTTG GTTCGTAATCTGCGTATTGGAGCCATGATGAAGACCATTTTGCCAGCACTAGCACAAGCAGTGGTTCTGAACAGTCACTCCCCCTTACAATGTGTGAGAATTTCTGAGACCACTAGATTGCAGCTTCAG GGTATTTCTGCAGCAGTTGCTGAGGCATACAATGTGCTTCCGAATTTG GATTTgcttattccttctcttttgagcaAAGGCATAGATTTTTCTGCAGCTTCACTGCAAATGACACCTGGCACACCTATTCCACCTATGCTTGCCAG AATTACCAATGGTGCTATGCAAGTGCTGAAATTGTTTGAGGGTAGAGCTTTCACCTGTGAATATAA ATATGATGGTCAAAGGGCTCAAATTCACAGAGCAGCTGATGGATCTATACGAGTTTTTTCCCGACAAATGAAGGAAACAACGTCTAGATTCCCGGATTTAATAGATACAATTAAAGAATCATGTAAACATGAAGTTTCTACTTTTATATTGGATGCAGAG GTTGTTGCTGTGGATAGAAAGAATGGTGGGAAACTCATGTCTTTTCAAGAACTATCTTCACGGGAGAGAGGAAATAAAGATTCCTCGATAAAAATTGATAACATCAGA ACATGGTTTTACAGGTTGATATTTGCGTGTTCATCTTTGATATCATGTTTTGCAATGGAGAACG GTTGTTGGATTTTCCACTTCGTCAAAGGAGGAAGT ATGTGA
- the LOC135636275 gene encoding DNA ligase 6-like isoform X5, with product MATPPPPFSTSSLFLSSYRSFSAALPSPPPSPPLAFRLLSDGSQLPPVPSDFPLSKLIPRTRFVVDGFRSAGDFSVSYLLTHFHSDHYAGLGSAWCKGLIFCSATTARLLVEILNVSPFFVVSLSLGEFTEIDGWEVAAVDANHCPGAVQFLFRTRVCEGQRPERFIHTGDFRFHEQMRLDPVLCDFVGADAVFLDTTYCNPKFVFPSQEESVEYIVNTVKRFKEQNEGSGESVLFLIATYVIGKEKILLEISRRCGCLLQVDNRKMQVLSVLGFAGSGVFTEDASASDIHVIGWNVLGETWPYFRPNFVKMNEIMAERGYNKAVGFISTGWLNETKRDGFAVRVKDLLEIHLVPYSEHSNYNELREYVRFLRPKRVIPTVGMDVEKLDSKHALAMRKHFAGLVDETANKHDFLMAFHRKSEGADTSAGNDMTSNRNQQEDVDMVDNPTATSIRSCQQSDSQDLHMVNDEEMEGVVEDLQDCLPSWVKQDQVLDLLKRSNGDLVSAVSEFFEHETEFYKQANAGNISIASSCKSINTNLEPLLPLKSVGEAPESGRKNFLDQVKQSTNQNLRLLTPSLAKKRGLGGGNKKKKKAKGCSNLESSGGKQSTITNFFRRVASGASSSDTCAVTSNQQITIETHKEELDQFLQIINNGMPRKSAALLLEKVRGNIDVAVDMYYSGSSNILENEGNLLSEVLVSGVLVNKCTKKVSNSSEDKISLPTLYLQGSSREDKTPANVSLPIEKYSPIEHACWKAGEPAPYLHLALTFDLVEQVRGKIKTTSMLSNMFRSLLALSPGDVLPALYLCTNKIAADHENMELNVGGSLVVTALEEACGMNRSRIKEMYNTLGDLGDVAQEIRQTQSLLAAPRTLSIHHLFCMLREISMITGTGSAVRRKNLIVNLMRSCREMEIKFLVRTLVRNLRIGAMMKTILPALAQAVVLNSHSPLQCVRISETTRLQLQGISAAVAEAYNVLPNLDLLIPSLLSKGIDFSAASLQMTPGTPIPPMLARITNGAMQVLKLFEGRAFTCEYKYDGQRAQIHRAADGSIRVFSRQMKETTSRFPDLIDTIKESCKHEVSTFILDAEVVAVDRKNGGKLMSFQELSSRERGNKDSSIKIDNIRVDICVFIFDIMFCNGERLLDFPLRQRRKCGSR from the exons ATGGCCACTCCCCCTCCTCCTTTCTCCACAtcctccctcttcctctcctcctacCGCTCCTTTTCCGCCGCTCTCCCTTCCCCTCCACCCTCCCCTCCCCTCGCCTTccgcctcctctccgatggctccCAGCTCCCTCCGGTCCCCTCTGACTTCCCGCTCTCGAAGCTAATCCCCCGGACCCGTTTCGTCGTCGACGGCTTCCGCTCCGCCGGTGACTTCTCCGTCTCCTACTTGCTCACCCACTTCCACTCCGACCACTACGCCGGCCTCGGCAGTGCCTGGTGCAAAGGCCTTATCTTTTGCTCCGCCACCACCGCTCGCCTCCTCGTCGAGATCCTCAATGTGTCGCCTTTCTTCGTCGTCTCCCTGTCCTTAGGCGAGTTCACGGAGATCGACGGATGGGAGGTGGCCGCCGTCGACGCCAATCACTGCCCCGGCGCTGTCCAGTTCCTTTTCAGGACCCGTGTCTGCGAAGGGCAGCGACCGGAGAGGTTTATCCACACAGGCGATTTCCGTTTCCATGAACAGATGAGATTGGACCCTGTTTTATGCGATTTTGTTGGCGCGGATGCTGTTTTCCTTGACACAACGTATTGCAACCCCAAATTTGTCTTCCCCTCACAAGAGGAGTCAGTGGAATACATTGTCAACACAGTCAAAAGATTTAAGGAACAAAATGAGGGATCAGGTGAATCGGTTCTCTTCTTGATCGCAACTTATGTCATCGGGAAAGAGAAGATTTTGCTTGAGATTTCTCGTCGGTGTGGTTGCCTACTGCAAGTGGATAACAGGAAGATGCAGGTTTTGTCTGTTCTGGGGTTTGCTGGTTCAGGCGTTTTTACGGAGGATGCTTCAGCCAGTGACATCCACGTGATTGGTTGGAATGTGTTGGGTGAGACTTGGCCTTACTTCAGGCCTAATTTTGTGAAGATGAACGAGATCATGGCTGAGAGAGGATACAACAAGGCGGTGGGTTTCATTTCAACAGGGTGGCTGAACGAGACAAAGAGGGATGGATTTGCAGTGAGGGTTAAAGATCTACTCGAGATTCATCTAGTTCCATACAGCGAACATTCAAACTATAATGAATTAAGAGAATACGTGAGGTTCTTGAGGCCAAAACGGGTCATCCCAACTGTGGGAATGGATGTTGAAAAGCTAGACAGCAAGCATGCTTTAGCCATGAGGAAGCATTTTGCAGGGCTGGTTGATGAGACAGCAAACAAGCATGATTTTCTAATGGCTTTCCACCGGAAGTCAGAGGGTGCTGATACAAGTGCTGGGAATGACATGACAAGTAACAGAAACCAGCAAGAGGATGTGGACATGGTGGACAATCCAACTGCAACATCAATAAGGTCATGCCAGCAATCTGATTCACAGGATCTGCATATGGTGAATGATGAAGAAATGGAAGGAGTAGTTGAGGACCTTCAAGATTGCTTGCCGTCTTGGGTGAAACAGGATCAAGttttagatctgctgaaaaggTCAAATGGGGATCTTGTTAGTGCAGTTTCAGAATTTTTTGAGCATGAAACAGAATTCTATAAGCAAGCAAATGCTGGTAACATTTCTATTGCTAGCTCTTGTAAAAGCATTAACACTAACCTCGAGCCGTTGCTTCCTTTGAAGTCTGTCGGTGAAGCCCCTGAATCTGGTAGAAAGAATTTCCTTGATCAAGTGAAACAGTCAACCAACCAAAATTTACGCCTGCTTACTCCATCTCTGGCCAAAAAAAGGGGTTTAGGTGgtggaaacaagaaaaaaaagaaagcaaaaggtTGCTCAAATCTAGAATCAAGTGGAGGCAAACAATCTACCATCACAAATTTTTTCAGAAGAGTTGCATCGGGTGCTTCTTCCAGTGATACTTGTGCTGTTACTTCTAATCAGCAGATTACTATTGAAACACATAAAGAAGAGTTGGATCAGTTTCTCCAGATCATAAATAATGGCATGCCAAGAAAATCTGCTGCCTTATTGCTGGAGAAGGTTAGAGGAAATATTGACGTAGCAGTTGATATGTATTATAGTGGTTCCAGTAATATATTAGAGAATGAGGGGAATTTACTCTCGGAAGTTCTTGTCTCAGGTGTTCTTGTAAATAAGTGTACCAAAAAGGTAAGCAATTCTTCTGAAGACAAAATAAGCTTGCCAACATTGTATCTACAGGGAAGTTCAAGAGAAGACAAAACTCCAGCTAATGTATCATTACCTATTGAAAAATATTCTCCAATTGAGCATG CATGCTGGAAAGCTGGAGAACCTGCTCCCTACTTGCACCTGGCACTGACTTTTGATTTAGTGGAACAAGTAAGAGGCAAGATAAAGACCACATCTATGCTGAGTAATATGTTCAGAAG CTTGCTTGCTTTGTCTCCTGGTGATGTGCTGCCTGCTTTATATCTGTGCACAAACAAGATTGCTGCTGACCATGAAAACATG GAACTGAATGTTGGTGGAAGTTTGGTTGTAACTGCACTGGAAGAGGCTTGTGGCATGAACAGGTCCAGAATCAAAGAAATGTACAACACATTAGGTGATCTTG GTGATGTAGCACAAGAAATCCGGCAAACTCAGTCTTTACTTGCTGCTCCTCGTACACTTtcaattcatcatttattttgtatgCTTCGAGAGATCAG TATGATCACAGGTACTGGAAGTGCTGTCCGGAGGAAAAACCTTATTGTAAATCTCATGCGTTCTTGTAGAGAAATGGAAATAAAATTTCTTGTCAGAACCTTG GTTCGTAATCTGCGTATTGGAGCCATGATGAAGACCATTTTGCCAGCACTAGCACAAGCAGTGGTTCTGAACAGTCACTCCCCCTTACAATGTGTGAGAATTTCTGAGACCACTAGATTGCAGCTTCAG GGTATTTCTGCAGCAGTTGCTGAGGCATACAATGTGCTTCCGAATTTG GATTTgcttattccttctcttttgagcaAAGGCATAGATTTTTCTGCAGCTTCACTGCAAATGACACCTGGCACACCTATTCCACCTATGCTTGCCAG AATTACCAATGGTGCTATGCAAGTGCTGAAATTGTTTGAGGGTAGAGCTTTCACCTGTGAATATAA ATATGATGGTCAAAGGGCTCAAATTCACAGAGCAGCTGATGGATCTATACGAGTTTTTTCCCGACAAATGAAGGAAACAACGTCTAGATTCCCGGATTTAATAGATACAATTAAAGAATCATGTAAACATGAAGTTTCTACTTTTATATTGGATGCAGAG GTTGTTGCTGTGGATAGAAAGAATGGTGGGAAACTCATGTCTTTTCAAGAACTATCTTCACGGGAGAGAGGAAATAAAGATTCCTCGATAAAAATTGATAACATCAGA GTTGATATTTGCGTGTTCATCTTTGATATCATGTTTTGCAATGGAGAACG GTTGTTGGATTTTCCACTTCGTCAAAGGAGGAAGT GTGGAAGCAGATGA